One Mixta gaviniae genomic window carries:
- the rpsG gene encoding 30S ribosomal protein S7 codes for MPRRRVIGQRKILPDPKFGSELLAKFVNILMVDGKKSTAEAIVYTALETLAQRSGKTELEAFEVALDNVRPTVEVKSRRVGGSTYQVPVEVRPVRRNALAMRWIVEAARKRGDKSMALRLANELSDAAENKGTAVKKREDVHRMAEANKAFAHYRW; via the coding sequence ATGCCACGTCGTCGCGTCATTGGTCAACGTAAAATCCTGCCGGATCCGAAATTCGGATCTGAGCTGCTGGCCAAATTTGTAAACATCCTGATGGTAGATGGTAAAAAATCTACTGCTGAAGCAATCGTGTATACCGCGCTGGAGACCCTGGCTCAGCGTTCTGGTAAAACCGAACTGGAAGCTTTCGAAGTCGCTCTCGACAACGTACGCCCGACTGTAGAAGTTAAGTCGCGTCGCGTTGGCGGTTCAACTTATCAGGTACCAGTTGAAGTCCGTCCGGTTCGTCGTAATGCCCTGGCAATGCGTTGGATCGTAGAAGCTGCTCGTAAACGCGGTGATAAATCGATGGCTCTGCGCCTGGCGAACGAACTTTCTGATGCTGCTGAGAACAAAGGCACTGCAGTGAAGAAACGTGAAGACGTTCACCGTATGGCCGAAGCCAACAAGGCGTTCGCTCACTACCGCTGGTAA